A single region of the Undibacterium piscinae genome encodes:
- the slmA gene encoding nucleoid occlusion factor SlmA codes for MATTKPGERKLQILQALAAMLENPKGEKITTAALAAKIEVSEAALYRHFASKAQMFEGLIEFIESSVFGLINQISQQQEDGLSQAHAIALMLLNFAETNPGMTRVLIGDVLVNEDERLQLRMNQFVERMELAFKQALRLAVVQGHIAESEVASRASLLSSFIVGRWHRFAKTGFKNLPGEQAAAHLSQLLR; via the coding sequence ATGGCCACTACCAAACCTGGCGAGCGTAAGCTTCAAATTCTACAAGCTCTGGCAGCTATGCTGGAAAATCCCAAAGGGGAAAAGATTACGACGGCGGCATTGGCTGCCAAGATAGAGGTCTCTGAGGCCGCCTTATATCGTCATTTTGCCAGCAAGGCGCAAATGTTCGAGGGCCTGATCGAGTTTATCGAAAGCTCGGTGTTTGGACTAATCAATCAGATCAGTCAGCAACAGGAAGATGGCTTGTCGCAAGCGCATGCGATCGCATTGATGCTGTTAAATTTTGCCGAAACTAATCCTGGCATGACCCGGGTGCTGATCGGCGATGTGCTGGTCAATGAAGATGAACGCTTGCAACTGCGCATGAACCAGTTTGTGGAACGCATGGAACTGGCATTCAAGCAGGCTTTGCGCCTGGCCGTGGTACAGGGGCATATCGCCGAAAGTGAAGTCGCCAGTCGTGCCAGCCTATTGAGTAGTTTCATTGTCGGTCGTTGGCACAGGTTTGCCAAAACCGGATTCAAGAACTTGCCCGGTGAGCAGGCCGCCGCGCATCTGTCACAACTGCTGCGCTAG
- a CDS encoding diguanylate cyclase — MAKKIWQENFASVALALFSSVLLLALFSMYLGQKNLRQENLYRAEALASHLAASLNNNDSQALEAIILKESSSPGLSSISVYDKNARPLVAWNALSQFETGNALPESELIAHTQSKLQITQLSVSTPVLYQAEIVGKIQISTSLRSLYLQTLLILLSGLLAGTTISLACSRHLTLVQLYRLAPLADLAETSHQVATLNDYSLRTTQHDGHELNHLNQHFNQIMEGIQHWESDRQSEQRERQEAERRLDILSNHDGLTKLPNRKYFHHLLTQCVADARENGELAALMFIDLDNFKSFNEQFGYDAGDLILATIANRLSGVLRNTDTLCRVDGDEFAAILPQIESKEMALALAERLSYAINRPMTLRGKRIAVSGSIGIACCPLDASEQRVLLRNTDLALKQAKAVLKHKYVCYSGHTPVLTSVA; from the coding sequence ATGGCAAAAAAAATCTGGCAAGAAAATTTTGCCAGCGTCGCTTTGGCGCTGTTCAGCAGCGTACTGCTATTAGCGCTGTTCAGTATGTATCTTGGGCAAAAAAACCTCAGACAGGAAAACCTGTACCGGGCAGAAGCGCTAGCCAGTCATCTTGCCGCCAGCCTGAACAACAACGATAGTCAGGCGCTGGAAGCGATCATACTTAAGGAAAGCAGTTCGCCGGGGCTCAGCAGCATAAGCGTCTACGATAAAAATGCCCGCCCCCTGGTAGCCTGGAACGCTCTCAGCCAGTTCGAGACCGGCAACGCACTGCCGGAGTCAGAACTCATCGCCCACACTCAAAGCAAACTCCAGATTACCCAGCTTAGCGTCAGCACACCGGTGCTCTACCAGGCGGAAATTGTAGGGAAAATTCAAATCAGCACCAGCTTACGTTCGCTGTATCTGCAAACCCTGCTGATCTTGCTGAGCGGCTTGCTGGCCGGTACCACTATCAGCCTGGCATGCAGCCGTCATTTGACTCTGGTCCAGCTATACAGGCTGGCACCGCTGGCCGATCTGGCCGAAACCAGCCATCAGGTGGCGACGCTTAACGACTATAGCCTGCGCACCACGCAACACGACGGACATGAACTGAATCACCTGAATCAGCACTTCAACCAGATCATGGAAGGGATACAGCACTGGGAATCGGATAGACAAAGCGAACAGCGCGAACGCCAGGAGGCCGAGCGCAGGCTAGATATACTATCGAATCACGATGGGCTGACCAAATTACCGAACCGCAAATACTTTCACCATTTATTAACTCAGTGTGTGGCGGATGCGCGCGAGAACGGTGAACTGGCCGCGCTGATGTTTATCGACCTGGATAATTTCAAATCGTTCAACGAGCAATTCGGCTACGATGCCGGCGATTTAATCCTAGCCACTATCGCCAACCGTCTCAGCGGGGTATTGCGCAACACCGATACCCTATGCCGGGTAGACGGTGATGAATTTGCCGCGATACTACCGCAGATAGAAAGCAAGGAAATGGCGCTGGCCTTGGCAGAGCGCTTGAGCTATGCGATCAACCGGCCTATGACTTTGCGCGGCAAGAGGATTGCCGTAAGCGGCAGCATAGGGATAGCCTGCTGCCCGCTGGATGCAAGTGAGCAGCGAGTATTACTGCGCAATACCGATCTGGCGCTTAAGCAGGCCAAAGCTGTGCTAAAACACAAGTATGTCTGCTATAGCGGTCACACCCCTGTCTTGACGTCCGTCGCCTGA
- a CDS encoding cysteine-rich CWC family protein, which yields MSHCPRCLNEFTCSMADNTGTDCWCSALPPTAFATLPGGKLDMDAKCFCPDCLPLWKAEQDALLSKRTRNVTGH from the coding sequence ATGAGCCACTGCCCACGCTGTCTGAATGAATTTACCTGTAGCATGGCCGACAATACCGGCACTGACTGCTGGTGTAGCGCCCTGCCACCCACCGCTTTTGCCACTCTGCCGGGCGGAAAACTCGATATGGATGCAAAATGTTTCTGTCCAGACTGTCTGCCGCTCTGGAAAGCGGAACAGGATGCCTTGCTGTCAAAACGAACACGAAACGTCACCGGCCACTAG
- a CDS encoding sigma-70 family RNA polymerase sigma factor: MASIPDLHLQLESIRPALFRFAMLQLRNESQAEDTVQEALLAVLEKPDNFAGQSSLRTYVTGILKYKIIDCLRTCSKEKQLPSEDEESESDLIDSLFNKNGHTIDQARAWGEPDATLSQKDFFRVLEICLEKLPAKTARVFMMREWLELESEEICKELELTSSNLWVLLYRARLRLRECLDLNWFANQA, encoded by the coding sequence ATGGCTTCGATACCCGACCTTCACCTGCAACTTGAAAGCATACGTCCCGCCTTATTTCGCTTTGCCATGCTACAACTGCGCAATGAATCTCAGGCCGAGGACACGGTACAGGAAGCCTTGCTCGCGGTACTGGAAAAACCGGACAATTTTGCCGGACAGTCGTCGTTGCGCACCTATGTCACCGGCATACTCAAATACAAAATTATTGATTGCTTGCGTACCTGCAGCAAAGAAAAGCAGTTGCCAAGCGAAGATGAAGAATCGGAATCCGATCTGATTGATAGTTTGTTTAACAAGAATGGCCACACGATAGACCAGGCGCGTGCCTGGGGCGAACCGGATGCCACGCTGTCACAAAAGGATTTTTTCCGGGTACTGGAGATTTGCCTGGAAAAATTACCGGCAAAAACCGCACGCGTCTTCATGATGCGGGAATGGCTGGAACTCGAAAGCGAAGAAATTTGTAAGGAACTAGAGCTGACCTCGTCTAATCTCTGGGTATTGCTGTATCGGGCACGTTTGCGTCTGCGTGAGTGCCTGGATTTAAACTGGTTCGCAAACCAAGCCTAA
- a CDS encoding bifunctional diguanylate cyclase/phosphodiesterase — MVSSDDEIGQLGEKFNFMLEQIQRRDTALGKELVERKRAEIQLDHIAHYDSVTGLPNRHFFNRHTIELDRKFNQQGANFALLFIDLDNFKYVNDTFGHRVGDLLLVAVAERLQNALRTRDLVVRLGGDEFSVLLDDPKELELALRLAHKMLTVMSEPFNCENHEFIISASIGLAMMPQHAGRFDELLSCADAAMYAAKALGKNNVQVWTPEMSQRTVQRFTIESGLRKAIENGELEVYYQPIMHLADNRVAGMEALLRWKHPVLGFVSPVEFIPVAEESHLIVSIGNWVLQQACTQAKLWEQRFGQLFIAVNVSARQFRDPGFADNVERIVRETGCPPHVLELEVTETMLMSQTSETMKILDDLSGRGFQLSLDDFGTGYSSLAYLKRFPINKLKIDRSFVSDLPHDVDDAAIAQVIVSLSNHMGMKVVAEGIETPEQADFLRQLGCTYGQGFLFSQPLPAPRFEQFAQANLRPESASGVAPRMGPGVPVEIRPEVIPCPDSVIKHIA, encoded by the coding sequence ATGGTCAGCAGTGATGATGAAATTGGTCAGTTAGGTGAAAAATTTAATTTTATGCTGGAGCAGATACAGCGCCGTGACACCGCTTTAGGGAAAGAACTGGTAGAGCGTAAACGCGCAGAAATCCAGCTTGACCATATCGCCCATTACGATAGCGTGACCGGTTTGCCTAACCGTCATTTTTTCAACCGCCATACGATAGAGCTGGACCGTAAATTTAACCAACAGGGTGCTAATTTTGCCTTGCTGTTTATTGATCTCGATAATTTTAAGTACGTTAATGATACCTTCGGTCATCGAGTAGGGGATTTGCTGCTGGTGGCGGTAGCGGAGCGCTTACAAAATGCCTTGCGCACCCGCGATCTGGTGGTGCGGCTTGGCGGCGATGAATTCTCGGTGTTGCTCGATGATCCCAAAGAGCTTGAGCTAGCCTTGCGTCTTGCGCATAAAATGCTGACGGTAATGAGTGAGCCGTTTAACTGTGAAAACCATGAATTTATCATCAGTGCCTCGATAGGTCTTGCCATGATGCCGCAGCATGCCGGTCGCTTTGATGAGTTGCTCAGTTGCGCTGATGCCGCCATGTATGCAGCTAAGGCCTTGGGTAAAAACAATGTACAGGTCTGGACACCGGAAATGTCGCAACGTACCGTACAGCGTTTTACCATAGAATCTGGCTTACGCAAGGCGATAGAAAATGGGGAACTGGAAGTGTATTACCAGCCTATCATGCACCTGGCCGACAATCGGGTTGCGGGCATGGAGGCCTTGCTACGCTGGAAGCATCCGGTGCTGGGATTCGTTTCTCCGGTAGAGTTTATCCCGGTTGCGGAAGAAAGCCATCTGATCGTCAGCATCGGTAACTGGGTATTACAGCAGGCATGTACCCAGGCTAAATTGTGGGAGCAGCGTTTTGGTCAGCTGTTCATTGCCGTTAATGTTTCGGCAAGACAGTTTCGCGATCCGGGTTTTGCTGACAACGTTGAGCGCATCGTCAGGGAAACCGGATGTCCGCCGCATGTGCTTGAGCTGGAGGTGACCGAGACCATGCTGATGTCGCAGACTTCCGAGACCATGAAGATCCTGGACGATTTATCGGGAAGGGGTTTTCAGTTATCCCTTGACGATTTTGGTACCGGCTATTCCTCACTGGCTTATCTGAAGCGTTTCCCTATCAATAAGCTCAAGATAGACCGTAGTTTTGTCTCTGATCTGCCGCATGACGTCGATGATGCGGCGATTGCGCAAGTCATCGTTTCGCTGTCCAACCATATGGGAATGAAGGTAGTTGCCGAGGGTATAGAGACGCCGGAGCAAGCGGATTTCTTACGTCAGCTAGGTTGCACTTACGGCCAGGGATTTTTATTTAGCCAGCCATTGCCGGCACCACGTTTTGAACAGTTTGCACAGGCCAACCTGAGGCCGGAGTCGGCATCAGGCGTCGCACCACGGATGGGGCCGGGTGTTCCTGTTGAGATTAGACCAGAAGTCATACCATGCCCGGACAGCGTGATTAAACACATCGCCTGA
- a CDS encoding BLUF domain-containing protein, protein MLVRLLYASRATDDKLCEMVQSIMQQAREHNPQNGITGILCHSDQVFMQVLEGGREAINTLYGKILRDPRHTEVVLLHYEEISERRYSGWTMGQANLSKINPSVMLKYSALPELNPHHMSGKVSLALIEELMATAAIVGRS, encoded by the coding sequence ATGCTAGTCCGACTCCTGTACGCCAGTCGCGCCACCGATGACAAGTTATGCGAAATGGTGCAAAGCATCATGCAGCAAGCACGTGAGCATAATCCTCAAAATGGCATTACCGGCATCTTATGCCATAGCGATCAAGTATTCATGCAGGTATTGGAAGGCGGACGCGAAGCCATCAATACCCTGTACGGCAAGATCCTGCGCGACCCGCGCCACACTGAGGTCGTGTTATTGCACTACGAAGAAATCAGCGAACGGCGTTATTCCGGCTGGACTATGGGACAGGCCAACTTAAGCAAGATCAACCCATCGGTTATGCTCAAGTATTCGGCTTTGCCTGAACTCAATCCACACCACATGTCGGGAAAAGTGTCGCTGGCCCTGATTGAGGAATTGATGGCGACGGCAGCGATCGTCGGCCGCAGCTAA
- the argB gene encoding acetylglutamate kinase, giving the protein MTSVINTEPEPINNKLAGVAPEIKAEILAEALPYIRKFHGKTIVVKYGGNAMTDERLKHGFARDVILLKLVGMNPVVVHGGGPQIDAALKKIGKQGTFVQGMRITDEETMEVVEWVLGGEVQQDIVMLINHYGGQAVGLTGKDGGLIRARKMLMADREKPGQLLDIGFVGEIDAINPAVVKALQDDAFIPIISPIGFGADGQAYNINADVVAGKIAEILKAEKLIMMTNIAGVQDKQGNLVTDLSAREIDEMFADGTISGGMLPKISSALDAAKSGVNTVHIIDGRIEHSLLLEVLTEQAFGTMIRSH; this is encoded by the coding sequence ATGACCAGTGTGATCAACACAGAACCGGAACCAATTAATAATAAATTAGCAGGTGTTGCGCCTGAAATTAAAGCGGAGATTCTCGCTGAGGCTTTGCCTTATATCCGCAAGTTCCATGGTAAAACCATTGTTGTCAAATACGGCGGTAATGCCATGACCGATGAGCGTCTCAAGCATGGCTTTGCGCGTGACGTCATTTTGCTGAAATTGGTCGGTATGAATCCTGTGGTGGTACATGGTGGCGGACCGCAAATTGATGCCGCACTCAAAAAAATCGGCAAGCAAGGCACTTTTGTACAAGGTATGCGCATCACCGATGAAGAAACCATGGAAGTGGTGGAGTGGGTGCTGGGCGGTGAAGTGCAGCAGGATATCGTGATGCTGATTAACCATTACGGCGGCCAGGCGGTGGGGTTGACAGGTAAGGATGGCGGCTTGATACGCGCCCGCAAGATGCTGATGGCAGATCGCGAAAAACCAGGCCAGCTGCTCGATATCGGCTTCGTCGGTGAAATTGATGCGATCAATCCGGCAGTGGTCAAAGCCTTGCAGGATGATGCGTTTATCCCGATTATTTCTCCTATCGGTTTTGGTGCCGATGGTCAGGCATACAATATTAATGCTGACGTCGTTGCCGGTAAAATTGCCGAAATCCTGAAAGCCGAAAAATTGATCATGATGACCAATATTGCCGGTGTCCAGGATAAGCAGGGCAATCTGGTGACGGATCTGTCGGCACGCGAAATCGACGAGATGTTCGCCGACGGCACCATTTCCGGTGGCATGCTGCCTAAGATCTCTTCGGCACTGGACGCCGCTAAATCTGGCGTGAATACCGTGCACATTATCGATGGCCGCATTGAACACTCCCTGTTGCTGGAAGTGCTCACTGAGCAGGCTTTCGGTACCATGATACGCAGTCACTAG
- a CDS encoding zf-HC2 domain-containing protein, which produces MRFLYNCKQAHQMVSEGLDRQLNFSERLQLKLHLSMCHSCSNFNGQMLTLHRAMRQLPANTSEPRKDQKK; this is translated from the coding sequence ATGCGATTTCTCTACAACTGCAAACAAGCGCATCAGATGGTGTCCGAAGGGCTGGATCGTCAACTGAATTTTTCAGAACGATTGCAGCTTAAACTGCATCTGAGCATGTGTCATTCATGTAGCAACTTTAACGGTCAGATGCTCACTCTGCATCGGGCCATGCGCCAATTGCCGGCCAATACAAGCGAACCACGGAAAGACCAGAAAAAATGA
- a CDS encoding TonB-dependent receptor — MNSNNSCIFRLTSLLLPTLLVAGMSCSLAANVTTTPSQADLTELSLEDLMKVVVVSASKFPQSSSQAPSAVQVLTAADIRLYGWTTLAEALGSLPGLYASSDRAYGFLGARGFKVPGDYNMRFLLLLDGQPLNDNLYGQATLGYEFQVDMSLVERIEYVPGPGSSIYGSNAMFGVINVITRSAASLPGISVGLRVQRDGLREVKLSGAHRGAGNGPDLVYSLSRSNKSGRDLRYPDGIGQLTADGSPSPGGWTHNLDQMMVTRAYGGLKQGGLSLSAWAARRDVQPSSALFGSNLDDARLHLIDSSYGFAGAYQRAISETLDLNLRLAYQKLTYQGNTPYFDANFGSFVSRDEALGSWLSGEARFLYAGIRDHKLIAGLDFQSDIHATLKYSIPAVSLSDAFTLNATQRRYGVYLQDEWHFADDWRLNVGLRSDSYSTDRSNFSPRLGLIWNATDKATLKLLAGRAYRTPNMYESEYSRQPNFLPNPNLQPETIRTVEAVAEYRLDASQEIGASVFDYQLIDLIRQIDTGNLRLQFQNQAPVCANGLEAYYKLRSKKRLESDG; from the coding sequence ATGAATTCAAACAATTCCTGTATTTTTCGCCTGACTTCGCTACTCTTGCCGACGCTGCTAGTGGCTGGCATGAGCTGTTCGCTTGCCGCTAATGTCACCACGACTCCTTCCCAGGCTGACCTGACTGAACTTTCATTAGAAGACCTGATGAAAGTGGTGGTGGTCAGCGCCTCAAAATTTCCCCAGTCCAGTTCTCAGGCACCTTCGGCGGTACAGGTGCTGACGGCCGCAGATATACGCCTGTATGGCTGGACTACGCTCGCCGAGGCGCTCGGCAGCCTGCCCGGCTTGTACGCCAGTTCTGACCGGGCCTATGGTTTTTTGGGCGCACGCGGGTTCAAGGTGCCTGGTGACTACAATATGCGTTTTTTGCTGTTGCTCGATGGCCAGCCGCTCAATGACAATCTATATGGGCAAGCTACGCTGGGATATGAGTTTCAGGTTGATATGTCATTGGTAGAGAGAATCGAGTATGTACCTGGCCCCGGTTCTTCGATTTATGGCTCTAACGCGATGTTTGGGGTCATTAACGTTATCACGCGTAGTGCTGCCAGTTTGCCGGGCATCAGCGTAGGCCTGAGGGTGCAGCGGGACGGCTTGCGTGAAGTTAAGTTAAGCGGCGCGCATCGCGGTGCCGGCAATGGCCCGGATCTGGTGTATTCGCTCAGCCGCAGTAATAAATCCGGACGTGACCTGCGTTATCCTGATGGCATAGGCCAGCTTACCGCCGATGGTAGTCCTTCCCCCGGGGGCTGGACGCATAATCTTGATCAAATGATGGTGACCCGGGCTTATGGCGGACTTAAGCAAGGTGGTCTGAGCCTGTCGGCATGGGCCGCCCGACGCGATGTGCAGCCATCTTCCGCTTTATTTGGCAGTAATCTTGATGATGCGCGCTTGCATCTGATCGATAGCAGTTATGGTTTCGCGGGTGCCTACCAGCGCGCCATCAGCGAAACCTTGGATTTGAATCTTCGCCTCGCTTATCAGAAGCTTACCTATCAGGGGAATACACCGTATTTTGATGCGAATTTTGGCTCGTTTGTCAGTCGTGATGAGGCCTTAGGTAGTTGGCTTTCGGGTGAAGCGAGATTTTTGTATGCGGGGATCCGTGATCATAAGCTCATTGCCGGCCTTGATTTTCAATCCGATATTCATGCCACTTTGAAATATTCGATTCCCGCGGTGAGCTTGAGCGACGCATTTACCCTCAATGCCACGCAACGCAGATATGGCGTCTATCTTCAGGATGAGTGGCATTTTGCAGATGACTGGCGGCTAAACGTCGGCTTGCGCAGCGATAGTTATTCTACCGACAGGTCAAATTTTAGTCCGCGTTTAGGCTTGATCTGGAATGCCACCGATAAAGCTACGCTGAAACTGCTGGCTGGACGCGCCTATCGTACGCCGAATATGTATGAGTCGGAATATAGCCGGCAGCCCAATTTTTTGCCGAATCCGAATTTGCAACCGGAAACCATACGTACGGTGGAAGCCGTGGCGGAATATCGGCTTGACGCTAGCCAGGAAATCGGTGCATCGGTGTTTGATTACCAGCTAATCGATTTGATACGCCAGATCGATACCGGCAACCTGCGCTTGCAGTTTCAGAACCAGGCTCCGGTATGTGCCAATGGACTGGAGGCGTATTATAAATTACGCAGCAAAAAACGGCTTGAATCTGATGGCTAG
- a CDS encoding pyrimidine 5'-nucleotidase, giving the protein MSKAAPVWLFDLDNTLHDASHAIFPAIASNMNVFMADLLGDGETPADAATVNAVRHQYWQRYGATLLGLVKHHGVKADEFLHAAHRFDNLAAMIRAERGLARLFERLPGQKILLTNAPREYSHQMLRHLGLHKHFARHIPIEAMRVHGTLQPKPSRQFLRKLLADLSVNARDCILVEDTLANLRAAKCLGLRTAWVTGYLAKGGHKNSAACADVTVKSVFHLAQHARRLY; this is encoded by the coding sequence ATGAGCAAAGCCGCGCCAGTCTGGTTATTTGATCTGGACAATACCCTGCACGACGCCAGTCATGCCATTTTTCCTGCGATTGCCAGCAACATGAACGTGTTTATGGCGGACTTGCTGGGGGATGGCGAGACGCCAGCCGATGCCGCGACGGTCAATGCGGTGCGGCATCAGTATTGGCAGCGTTACGGTGCCACTTTGCTGGGTCTGGTCAAGCATCACGGCGTGAAAGCGGATGAATTTTTACATGCGGCGCATCGTTTTGATAACCTGGCCGCTATGATACGTGCCGAGCGCGGCCTGGCACGCTTGTTTGAGCGTTTGCCTGGCCAAAAAATATTGCTGACCAATGCGCCCCGTGAGTATTCGCATCAGATGTTACGTCATCTGGGCTTGCATAAGCACTTTGCGCGGCATATCCCTATTGAGGCAATGCGTGTCCATGGGACATTGCAGCCTAAGCCTTCACGCCAGTTTTTGCGCAAGCTATTGGCAGATCTGAGCGTGAATGCGCGTGACTGTATTTTGGTGGAAGATACTCTGGCCAATCTGCGGGCGGCGAAATGTCTGGGCTTGCGTACCGCCTGGGTAACCGGTTACCTGGCAAAGGGGGGGCATAAAAATTCTGCCGCTTGCGCAGATGTAACAGTAAAATCCGTGTTTCATCTGGCGCAGCATGCCCGGCGCCTGTATTAA
- a CDS encoding GTP cyclohydrolase I: protein MTTEFKPVQIPMSQRIRERIVASNTRYHANDNIAQFIEDGELDELLSEVEGKLRDVLKSLVIDTDSDHNTQDTGRRVAKMFINEVFKGRYVPMPPVTEFPNASHLNELMIIGPITVRSACSHHLCPIMGKVWIGVMPNEHSNLIGLSKYARIADWIMSRPQIQEEAVVQLADTLQEKMQPDGLAVVMEADHFCMHWRGVKDVDAKMINSVMHGSFLKDPNLRREFLSLIKR, encoded by the coding sequence ATGACTACAGAATTTAAACCGGTACAGATACCGATGTCACAACGGATACGCGAGCGTATCGTCGCCAGTAACACGCGCTATCACGCCAATGACAATATCGCGCAGTTCATCGAAGACGGCGAGCTGGATGAATTACTCAGCGAAGTTGAAGGAAAACTCAGGGACGTGCTGAAAAGCCTGGTGATAGACACCGACAGCGATCACAACACCCAGGACACCGGGCGACGCGTCGCCAAGATGTTCATCAATGAAGTATTCAAGGGTCGTTATGTCCCGATGCCGCCGGTAACCGAGTTCCCGAATGCATCGCATTTGAACGAATTGATGATCATAGGACCGATCACGGTACGCAGCGCCTGCTCGCACCATCTGTGCCCTATCATGGGGAAAGTCTGGATAGGCGTAATGCCTAACGAACACTCGAATCTGATCGGCCTGTCCAAATACGCCAGGATCGCTGACTGGATCATGAGCCGTCCGCAGATACAGGAAGAAGCGGTGGTGCAACTAGCCGATACCTTGCAAGAGAAGATGCAGCCAGATGGCTTGGCAGTAGTGATGGAAGCCGATCATTTTTGCATGCATTGGCGCGGCGTCAAGGACGTTGATGCCAAAATGATCAACAGCGTCATGCACGGATCATTCCTGAAAGACCCGAATCTGCGTCGCGAATTTTTATCCTTGATCAAACGCTGA
- a CDS encoding YfiR family protein yields MGFSFPAALLLAVFLLLPSRQSSSQEVSAPSEYELKAAFLYNFALYTEWPVAPVDAFDFCVLGKDPFGTRLDRIGHKTLQGKAIKIRRINTVAEVKGCHVLFVPAIERDQYSRITSAISQQAILTVTDAAHDDKWPAVMINLVSEGERYTFDINQGAAKIAGLTFSSKLLRLARSIR; encoded by the coding sequence ATGGGTTTTAGCTTTCCTGCCGCCCTTTTATTGGCGGTTTTCTTGTTATTGCCGTCACGGCAAAGTTCATCTCAGGAAGTTTCTGCACCGTCAGAATATGAACTTAAGGCAGCGTTTTTGTATAACTTTGCCTTATATACCGAATGGCCGGTAGCGCCAGTCGACGCTTTTGATTTTTGTGTACTAGGAAAAGATCCGTTTGGTACGCGGCTAGATCGGATCGGCCATAAAACCCTGCAAGGAAAGGCGATAAAAATTCGCCGCATCAACACTGTTGCTGAAGTAAAGGGCTGTCATGTGCTATTTGTCCCGGCCATCGAAAGAGACCAATATTCACGCATTACTTCAGCAATCAGCCAACAAGCAATCTTGACCGTCACTGATGCAGCGCATGATGACAAATGGCCTGCTGTTATGATTAATCTGGTGTCAGAGGGTGAACGTTATACCTTCGATATTAATCAGGGTGCGGCAAAAATCGCGGGTCTGACGTTTAGTTCAAAACTTCTGCGGCTGGCACGTAGCATCAGGTAA
- a CDS encoding TonB-dependent receptor, with translation MASLAFNQSHDAAGQTLSNSPRWLAKLRLTQPLLQDQLVAALEANAIGPRSAEWRGTSREIGRQSQLNLSLTATRLAPGLELQLRIVNLFNSDIFHPASNESSVATWRMDGRSWQLGLNYGF, from the coding sequence ATGGCTAGTTTGGCATTCAATCAAAGCCATGATGCGGCTGGACAGACATTGAGTAATAGTCCGCGCTGGCTGGCCAAACTCAGGCTCACTCAGCCTTTATTGCAAGATCAGTTGGTGGCCGCGCTGGAGGCCAACGCAATTGGCCCGCGTTCGGCGGAGTGGCGTGGCACCTCTCGCGAGATAGGGCGGCAGTCGCAACTGAACCTGAGCCTGACTGCGACCCGTTTAGCTCCGGGACTGGAATTGCAGTTGCGTATAGTCAATCTGTTTAACAGTGATATTTTTCACCCGGCTTCCAATGAATCCAGTGTGGCCACATGGCGTATGGATGGTAGAAGCTGGCAGTTAGGGCTCAATTATGGGTTTTAG